One genomic segment of Coffea arabica cultivar ET-39 chromosome 6e, Coffea Arabica ET-39 HiFi, whole genome shotgun sequence includes these proteins:
- the LOC113696858 gene encoding uncharacterized protein — MEKFALSEKELEGANLDVGDIHLGIKECQASLVGKIKGENMVNFVGMKNFVTAAWSYLGELSIMEPGPNLFQFVILGEEDRQRILAGEPWVIDSQLLVLRNWYDGIEEDESAFNLAPLWVQIWNLPVHWISKEIGRKIGRVFHEVREVIIPQVGGKEGRHLKMLLTVDISQPLLRVQL, encoded by the coding sequence ATGGAGAAGTTTGCACTCTCAGAAAAGGAGCTGGAAGGGGCCAACCTAGATGTTGGAGACATACACCTAGGTATCAAAGAGTGTCAAGCAAGTCTAGTAGGGAAGATTAAAGGTGAGAACATGGTAAACTTTGTAGGGATGAAAAACTTTGTAACTGCTGCTTGGAGTTACCTTGGAGAGCTTAGCATAATGGAACCAGGTCCCAATCTTTTCCAGTTTGTAATATTGGGGGAGGAAGACAGACAAAGAATCTTAGCTGGAGAACCTTGGGTCATAGATAGCCAACTGTTAGTGCTAAGAAACTGGTATGATGGAATTGAAGAGGATGAGAGTGCCTTTAATTTGGCACCCTTGTGGGTACAGATATGGAATCTACCAGTTCACTGGATCTCGAAGGAGATTGGAAGGAAAATAGGGAGAGTGTTTCATGAAGTGAGGGAGGTTATAATCCCTCAAGTAGGTGGGAAAGAGGGAAGACACCTGAAAATGCTATTAACAGTAGATATTTCTCAACCTTTACTGAGGGTACAACTGTGA
- the LOC140009971 gene encoding uncharacterized mitochondrial protein AtMg01250-like, whose amino-acid sequence MAVKLDMSKAYNRVERNFLDAVMEKMGFCMLWRHWIMNCLTSVTYSFNINGQPMGYITPMRGIRQGNPLSPYLFLLCSEGFSNLLRQAIENRKLSGMRISRGGASITHLFFADDSLIFYKEDKE is encoded by the coding sequence ATGGCAGTCAAATTAGACATGTCAAAAGCCTACAACAGAGTGGAGCGGAACTTTTTGGATGCTGTGATGGAGAAGATGGGTTTTTGTATGCTATGGAGACACTGGATTATGAATTGCTTGACATCTGTAACCTACTCCTTCAACATAAATGGCCAACCTATGGGATACATTACCCCTATGAGAGGAATTAGGCAGGGTAATCCTCTTTCACCCTACCTATTTCTTTTGTGTTCAGAaggattttcaaacttgttaaggCAAGCTATTGAGAATAGAAAGCTATCAGGTATGAGAATAAGCAGGGGTGGAGCAAGCATCACTCACTTATTTTTTGCTGATGATTCTCTGATCTTTTACAAGGAAGATAAAGAATAG